In Aquimarina sp. TRL1, a single window of DNA contains:
- a CDS encoding riboflavin synthase, which yields MFTGIIEEQGKVISLKKDRDNLDIVMQADFTPELKIDQSVAHNGVCLTVVAIDGDTYRVTAIKESLDKTNLNNLSEGDVVNLERGMKLGDRLDGHIVQGHVDQTAICTGIVAEEGSWRYTFSYDPSLNNITIEKGSVTVNGVSLTVVDSEKQAFSVAIIPFTHEHTNFNTFSVGTVVNLEFDVIGKYVKRITELQ from the coding sequence ATGTTTACAGGCATCATTGAAGAGCAAGGAAAGGTCATTTCATTAAAAAAAGACAGAGATAATTTGGATATTGTTATGCAGGCTGATTTTACACCAGAATTAAAGATAGACCAGAGTGTTGCGCATAATGGAGTATGTCTTACGGTCGTTGCTATTGATGGAGATACGTATAGAGTCACTGCTATCAAGGAAAGCCTGGATAAAACGAATTTAAATAACCTTTCAGAAGGAGATGTGGTTAATCTGGAACGTGGAATGAAATTAGGAGATCGATTGGATGGTCATATCGTTCAGGGGCATGTAGATCAAACAGCAATTTGTACTGGTATTGTAGCGGAAGAAGGGAGCTGGCGCTATACGTTTTCCTATGATCCTTCTTTAAATAATATAACCATCGAAAAAGGTTCTGTAACAGTTAATGGAGTAAGTCTTACAGTGGTGGATTCTGAAAAACAAGCCTTTAGTGTAGCGATAATTCCATTTACACATGAACATACAAATTTTAATACATTCTCTGTAGGGACGGTTGTTAATTTAGAATTTGATGTTATAGGAAAGTATGTGAAAAGAATTACTGAATTACAATAG
- the pdxA gene encoding 4-hydroxythreonine-4-phosphate dehydrogenase PdxA, translating to MKKAEKIRLGISIGDLNGIGSEVILKTFEDGRMLDFCTPVIFASIKIVSYLKKYHKTNINLHGIDEASQITDGKVNVLNTWKEPVDINFGKEDSKIGQYAIKSLKAATHALKNNEVDVLVTAPINKHSIQSKEFNFPGHTDYLNKELRGNSLMFMVTDELKVGLLTDHVAIKDIAETITPELVTQKIQTIHHTLKQDFGVSKPKIAVLGINPHSGDNGVIGMEDENVLKPTIKKINDQGMLVYGPYAADSFFGSNNYKSFDAIIASYHDQGLIPFKTLSFGMGVNYTAGLDKIRTSPDHGTAFEIAGKNKADHSSFKEAVFAALKIYKNRKEYKELTKNPLKKQPRKPQQKNKQESNHPDAQKEKKAPFIKQRSNEEE from the coding sequence ATGAAGAAAGCGGAAAAAATAAGATTAGGAATTTCGATAGGGGATCTCAATGGAATAGGTAGTGAGGTGATCCTCAAAACATTCGAAGATGGCAGAATGCTTGATTTTTGCACTCCGGTTATCTTTGCATCCATAAAAATTGTTTCGTATCTAAAAAAATATCACAAAACAAACATTAACCTGCATGGAATTGATGAAGCCTCCCAGATTACCGACGGGAAAGTCAATGTACTCAACACCTGGAAAGAACCGGTAGATATCAATTTCGGAAAAGAAGACAGTAAGATTGGTCAGTATGCCATAAAATCACTAAAAGCAGCTACACATGCTTTAAAGAATAATGAAGTAGATGTTCTGGTAACAGCTCCTATCAACAAACATAGTATCCAATCCAAAGAGTTTAACTTCCCTGGACATACTGATTATTTGAATAAAGAACTAAGAGGGAACAGTCTAATGTTTATGGTTACAGATGAACTCAAAGTAGGTTTACTAACTGACCATGTAGCTATTAAAGACATTGCGGAGACAATTACTCCTGAATTAGTCACTCAAAAAATACAGACAATCCATCATACTCTCAAACAGGATTTTGGTGTCTCCAAACCCAAAATAGCTGTTCTGGGAATTAATCCTCATAGCGGAGACAATGGAGTTATTGGTATGGAAGATGAAAATGTTCTAAAACCAACGATCAAGAAAATTAATGATCAGGGGATGTTAGTGTATGGTCCTTATGCAGCTGATAGTTTCTTTGGATCAAACAATTACAAATCTTTTGATGCGATTATTGCTTCCTACCATGATCAGGGATTAATTCCTTTTAAAACCCTTTCCTTTGGTATGGGTGTAAACTATACCGCAGGGCTCGATAAAATAAGAACCTCTCCGGATCACGGTACTGCCTTTGAAATTGCAGGTAAAAATAAAGCAGATCACAGCTCGTTTAAAGAAGCCGTTTTTGCAGCTCTAAAAATATATAAGAACAGAAAAGAATATAAAGAACTCACTAAAAACCCATTAAAAAAACAACCTAGAAAACCACAACAAAAAAACAAACAGGAATCCAATCATCCGGATGCTCAAAAAGAAAAAAAAGCACCTTTTATAAAACAAAGAAGCAACGAAGAGGAATAA
- a CDS encoding DUF177 domain-containing protein has product MNTKQLKEFNIPFVGLKLGIHQFEYEIDNTFFEHFDYDEFNSSNISIQLEFNKKSTLFELKFYARGTVNINCDVTNEPFDLPIENDLFLVIKFGTAYNDENEELLILPHGEYEVNVQQYIYELVVLGLPQKRVHPGVEDGTLDSDILDKLEELSPKKETLKKDNEEIDPRWDKLKNLLNDK; this is encoded by the coding sequence ATGAATACGAAACAACTAAAAGAGTTTAATATTCCTTTTGTTGGACTGAAGCTAGGAATACATCAGTTCGAGTATGAGATAGACAATACGTTCTTCGAACATTTTGATTATGACGAATTTAACAGTTCAAACATTAGCATACAATTAGAGTTCAATAAAAAAAGTACATTATTCGAACTTAAGTTTTATGCTAGAGGAACAGTTAATATAAATTGCGACGTCACAAATGAGCCTTTTGATCTACCAATAGAAAATGATTTATTCTTAGTAATCAAATTTGGCACAGCATACAATGACGAAAATGAAGAATTACTGATTCTCCCACATGGAGAATACGAAGTAAATGTTCAGCAATACATATATGAATTAGTTGTATTAGGATTACCTCAAAAAAGGGTACATCCAGGAGTTGAAGACGGAACATTAGATTCTGACATACTTGATAAATTAGAAGAATTAAGTCCAAAAAAAGAGACATTAAAAAAAGATAATGAGGAGATAGATCCTCGTTGGGATAAATTAAAAAACTTATTAAACGATAAATAA
- the rpmF gene encoding 50S ribosomal protein L32: MAHPKRKISKTRRDKRRTHYKATVPQIATDPTTGEAHLYHRAHWFEGKLYYRGQVIIDNTEEAVA; this comes from the coding sequence ATGGCACATCCTAAGAGAAAAATCTCCAAAACAAGAAGAGATAAAAGAAGAACGCACTATAAAGCTACTGTACCACAAATTGCTACTGATCCTACAACAGGAGAAGCACACTTATACCACAGAGCTCACTGGTTTGAAGGTAAATTATATTACCGAGGACAGGTGATTATTGATAATACTGAAGAGGCAGTGGCGTAA
- a CDS encoding beta-ketoacyl-ACP synthase III: protein MSKITAAITAVGAFAPEYVLTNQILETMVDTNDEWITTRTGIKERRILKEEEQGTSFLAIKAAEDLINKKNLDPKEIDMVIVATATPDLPVASTAAYVASQIGATNAFSYDLQAACSSFLYGMSTASRYIESGRYKKVLLIGADKMSSIIDYTDRATCIIFGDGGGAALFEPNEENLGLQDEYLRSDGIGREFLKIEAGGSILPPSEETIKNRQHFVKQDGKTVFKYAVSNMAGAGEEILKRNNLTGDDVNWLIAHQANKRIIDATAKRMGLNEDKVLVNIHKYGNTTSATLPLLLSDFEKQLKKGDNLIFASFGGGFTWGAIYLKWAYNS from the coding sequence ATGAGTAAAATCACAGCCGCTATCACAGCTGTAGGTGCCTTTGCACCTGAATATGTGTTAACCAATCAGATCTTGGAAACAATGGTTGACACCAACGACGAATGGATTACCACTCGTACAGGTATAAAAGAACGCAGAATCCTAAAAGAAGAAGAACAAGGAACTTCTTTTTTAGCAATTAAAGCTGCTGAAGACCTTATCAATAAAAAGAATCTTGATCCAAAAGAGATTGATATGGTAATCGTAGCTACTGCCACTCCCGACCTTCCTGTAGCATCGACAGCTGCTTATGTAGCTTCTCAAATCGGCGCAACCAACGCCTTCTCTTATGACTTACAAGCCGCTTGTTCTAGCTTCCTTTATGGAATGTCTACTGCCAGTCGCTATATCGAATCCGGAAGATACAAAAAGGTTCTTCTCATCGGAGCCGATAAAATGTCTTCCATTATAGATTATACGGATCGCGCAACCTGTATTATTTTTGGAGACGGAGGAGGAGCTGCTCTTTTTGAACCTAATGAAGAGAATTTAGGATTACAGGATGAATACCTACGATCAGATGGTATCGGTAGAGAATTTCTTAAAATAGAAGCCGGAGGGTCTATCCTTCCTCCTTCTGAAGAAACGATAAAAAACAGACAACACTTCGTAAAGCAGGACGGGAAAACAGTATTTAAATATGCTGTATCCAATATGGCTGGCGCTGGTGAGGAGATCTTAAAACGTAATAACCTTACCGGGGATGACGTAAATTGGTTAATAGCGCATCAAGCAAATAAGCGCATAATTGATGCTACTGCCAAAAGAATGGGACTAAATGAGGACAAAGTTCTCGTAAACATACATAAGTATGGTAATACGACTTCAGCGACATTACCATTATTATTAAGTGATTTCGAAAAACAATTAAAAAAAGGAGACAACCTAATATTCGCCTCATTTGGTGGAGGTTTTACATGGGGTGCTATTTATCTTAAATGGGCCTATAATTCCTAA
- the accB gene encoding acetyl-CoA carboxylase biotin carboxyl carrier protein, with product MDLKEIQNLIKFVAKSGASEVKLEMDDVKITIKTGSEDAKETTIVQHLPVGGQLAAQPLPHAQPATPAAPSTPAAAPAAAKEETAEDDSKYITIKSPIIGTLYRKPSPDKPTFVEVGDTIKEGDVLCIIEAMKLFNEIESEVSGKIVKVLADDSSPVEFDQPLFLIDPS from the coding sequence ATGGATTTAAAAGAAATTCAGAATTTAATAAAATTCGTTGCTAAATCAGGAGCTAGTGAAGTAAAGCTAGAGATGGACGATGTTAAAATCACCATCAAAACAGGATCAGAAGATGCTAAAGAGACAACCATTGTACAACACCTTCCTGTAGGAGGACAATTGGCCGCTCAACCATTACCACATGCACAACCAGCAACTCCTGCTGCACCAAGTACTCCTGCGGCTGCACCAGCAGCAGCTAAAGAAGAAACTGCAGAGGATGATTCTAAGTACATTACTATAAAGTCTCCAATCATTGGTACTTTATACAGAAAACCTTCTCCAGACAAACCTACATTTGTAGAAGTAGGAGACACAATAAAAGAAGGAGATGTACTTTGTATCATTGAGGCTATGAAGTTATTCAATGAAATAGAGAGTGAAGTATCTGGAAAAATCGTTAAAGTATTAGCAGATGATTCTTCACCAGTAGAATTCGATCAACCATTATTCTTAATTGATCCATCATAA
- the accC gene encoding acetyl-CoA carboxylase biotin carboxylase subunit, whose protein sequence is MFKKILIANRGEIAMRVIRTCKEMGIKTVAVYSTADKDSLHVRFADEAVCIGPAPSNESYLKMANIIAAAEITNADAIHPGYGFLSENAKFSKICQEHDIKFIGASAEMIDRMGDKASAKATMKAAGVPTIPGSEGILDSYEETEKLADEMGYPVMLKATAGGGGKGMRAVWAKEDLKKSWDSARQEAGAAFGNDGMYMEKLIEEPRHIEIQVVGDSNGKACHLSERDCSVQRRHQKLTEETPSPFMTNELRDQMGEAAVKAAEYIKYEGAGTVEFLVDKHRNFYFMEMNTRIQVEHPITEQVVDYDLIREQILVAAGVPISGKNYYPQLHSIECRINAEDPHKDFRPSPGKITNLHIPGGHGVRVDTHVYSGYIIPPNYDSMIAKLITTAQTREEAINKMKRALDEFIIEGIKTTIPFHRQLMENPDYVAGNYTTKFMEDFEMEAS, encoded by the coding sequence ATGTTTAAAAAAATTCTAATTGCAAACAGAGGTGAGATTGCCATGCGTGTCATTCGAACCTGCAAAGAAATGGGGATCAAAACTGTAGCGGTATACTCTACTGCAGACAAGGATAGTCTTCATGTACGTTTTGCTGATGAAGCGGTTTGTATCGGACCTGCTCCCAGTAATGAATCTTACCTAAAAATGGCAAATATCATAGCCGCAGCAGAAATCACAAATGCTGATGCTATTCACCCAGGATACGGGTTTTTATCAGAAAACGCTAAGTTTTCTAAAATTTGCCAGGAACACGACATAAAATTTATTGGTGCCAGTGCAGAAATGATCGACCGAATGGGAGACAAAGCTTCTGCCAAAGCAACAATGAAAGCTGCTGGAGTACCTACCATTCCAGGAAGTGAAGGGATTCTGGACTCTTATGAAGAGACAGAAAAACTCGCTGATGAAATGGGATATCCTGTAATGCTAAAAGCTACTGCCGGAGGTGGTGGAAAAGGAATGCGTGCCGTATGGGCTAAAGAAGATTTGAAAAAATCTTGGGATAGTGCCCGACAAGAAGCCGGAGCTGCCTTTGGTAACGACGGCATGTACATGGAAAAACTCATTGAAGAACCAAGACATATAGAGATCCAGGTTGTAGGAGACAGCAACGGAAAAGCATGTCATCTATCCGAAAGAGATTGCTCTGTGCAACGAAGACATCAAAAGCTTACAGAAGAAACCCCTTCTCCATTCATGACAAATGAATTAAGAGATCAAATGGGGGAAGCTGCGGTAAAAGCTGCTGAATATATTAAATACGAAGGTGCAGGAACCGTAGAGTTCTTGGTAGACAAACATCGTAATTTCTACTTTATGGAGATGAATACCCGTATTCAGGTAGAACATCCTATTACTGAGCAAGTAGTAGATTACGATTTAATCCGTGAGCAAATTCTCGTTGCTGCAGGAGTGCCGATTTCTGGAAAGAATTACTATCCTCAATTGCACTCAATAGAATGTAGAATTAATGCCGAAGATCCTCATAAAGATTTTCGCCCGTCACCAGGGAAAATAACAAACCTGCACATTCCGGGAGGTCATGGAGTACGAGTAGATACACATGTATATAGTGGTTATATTATCCCACCAAACTACGACTCGATGATTGCTAAATTAATTACAACTGCTCAAACAAGAGAAGAAGCAATTAATAAAATGAAACGTGCCTTAGATGAATTTATCATCGAAGGAATTAAAACTACCATTCCTTTCCATAGACAACTAATGGAGAACCCTGATTATGTAGCAGGGAACTATACCACCAAGTTTATGGAAGATTTTGAAATGGAAGCTTCATAA
- a CDS encoding FAD-binding oxidoreductase, whose amino-acid sequence MQLSYWETKTWLTDIDYTIIGSGIVGLNCALQLREKYPTAKILVLEKGVLPNGASTKNAGFACFGSISELLDDLKTHSEEEVLQLVYKRNHGLQILRNTLGDTAIEYRSYGGYELFTHNDESLYEECQSKLSYINTLLKEIFKEDVFSVTDNVFGFKNIQPSYIYNKFEGQINTGSMMRALLKKAHEAHILLLTSSSVSHYQESQEHVSVYTPNFEFKTKKLCIATNGFASSFDIPNVKPARAQVIISKPIPNLKIKGTFHLDKGYYYFRNIDNRILLGGGRNLDFKGEETTNMEVTSTIINALSELLHHTILPEYTTEIAHSWSGIMGVGDQKKSIVHPLSDRVYCGVRLGGMGVAIGSLVGKELADLI is encoded by the coding sequence ATGCAACTAAGTTATTGGGAGACAAAAACATGGTTAACTGATATTGATTATACCATTATAGGAAGTGGGATTGTAGGGTTAAATTGCGCCCTTCAACTGAGAGAAAAATACCCGACAGCCAAAATTCTCGTATTAGAAAAAGGAGTGCTGCCAAATGGCGCCAGTACTAAAAATGCCGGTTTTGCCTGCTTTGGAAGTATTTCTGAACTCTTAGATGATCTCAAAACACATTCAGAAGAAGAAGTACTTCAATTGGTTTACAAAAGAAATCACGGATTACAAATTTTGAGGAATACCCTGGGGGATACTGCTATAGAATACCGCTCCTATGGAGGCTATGAACTCTTTACCCATAATGATGAGTCTTTGTATGAAGAGTGCCAATCCAAACTATCATATATAAACACGCTCTTAAAGGAAATTTTTAAAGAAGATGTTTTTTCTGTTACTGATAATGTTTTTGGTTTTAAAAACATTCAACCATCCTATATCTATAATAAATTTGAAGGACAGATCAATACAGGCAGCATGATGAGAGCCTTGCTAAAAAAAGCCCATGAAGCTCATATCTTACTGCTCACATCTTCTTCCGTATCTCATTATCAGGAATCGCAAGAACATGTTTCTGTCTATACCCCCAATTTTGAATTCAAAACAAAAAAACTGTGTATTGCTACAAATGGATTTGCTTCGTCATTCGACATTCCGAATGTAAAGCCCGCCAGAGCGCAAGTTATTATCAGCAAACCTATTCCCAATCTAAAGATTAAAGGGACCTTTCATTTGGATAAAGGATATTACTACTTTAGAAATATAGATAATCGAATCCTTCTAGGAGGAGGAAGAAATCTCGATTTTAAGGGAGAAGAGACTACCAATATGGAGGTTACATCTACTATTATCAATGCACTTTCCGAATTACTACACCATACTATCTTACCAGAATATACTACAGAAATAGCACATTCCTGGAGTGGTATTATGGGGGTTGGAGATCAAAAAAAGTCAATAGTACACCCTTTATCTGATCGAGTGTACTGCGGTGTCCGTCTGGGAGGAATGGGAGTTGCTATCGGTAGTTTGGTAGGAAAAGAGTTAGCAGACCTGATATAA
- the mtgA gene encoding monofunctional biosynthetic peptidoglycan transglycosylase, with translation MKKIAGFIYRILFYFLVLSVAWVSLYKWVAVPITPLMIIRYINSDSKTIRHQWVPLDKISKNLQLAVICSEDQKFISHTGFDTAAIRKVIENNQGKKRMRGASTISQQTAKNVFLWSDRSWIRKGLETYFTFLIELLWDKERILEVYLNSIEMGNEVYGAQAAALFWFNKPASALSKKEATAIAAILPNPRKYIAFPASPYIQKRQQWIARQMANYGTFVLPNE, from the coding sequence TTGAAAAAAATTGCAGGTTTTATATATCGCATTCTTTTTTACTTCCTTGTTCTTAGTGTTGCTTGGGTTTCTTTATATAAATGGGTTGCTGTCCCTATAACCCCACTAATGATAATCCGATATATCAACTCTGACAGCAAAACGATACGACACCAATGGGTACCGCTGGATAAAATTTCTAAAAACCTACAATTAGCAGTAATCTGTAGTGAGGATCAAAAATTTATATCCCATACAGGTTTTGATACCGCTGCAATACGAAAAGTAATCGAAAATAATCAGGGCAAAAAAAGAATGAGAGGTGCCAGTACCATTTCACAGCAAACCGCCAAAAATGTATTTTTATGGTCTGATCGAAGCTGGATTCGAAAGGGGTTAGAAACTTATTTTACTTTCCTGATCGAACTCCTATGGGATAAAGAACGCATTCTGGAAGTATACCTAAATAGTATTGAAATGGGAAATGAGGTATATGGAGCACAAGCTGCTGCTTTATTTTGGTTTAACAAACCGGCATCAGCACTATCTAAAAAAGAAGCTACTGCCATTGCAGCCATTCTCCCTAATCCAAGAAAGTACATTGCATTTCCCGCTTCTCCCTACATCCAAAAAAGACAACAATGGATTGCCCGGCAGATGGCTAATTATGGTACCTTCGTATTACCAAATGAATAA
- a CDS encoding 3-oxoacyl-ACP synthase, with the protein MIPESIKKELLARCQQYIDERVSRIKNKIADIQESLTSETKSTAGDKHETGRAMLQLEREKAGHQLAEIQKLQQILAKVSTTSDTVNIRLGSVVYTTQANYYISISAGVLQLENEQFYAIAPDTPIGKLLIGKQAGDLITFNQKTITITKTL; encoded by the coding sequence ATGATACCTGAATCTATTAAAAAAGAGCTACTGGCTCGTTGTCAGCAATATATTGATGAAAGAGTCTCTCGTATAAAAAATAAAATAGCTGACATTCAGGAATCTCTCACTTCCGAAACAAAAAGTACTGCTGGAGATAAACACGAAACCGGGAGAGCTATGCTCCAGTTAGAACGGGAAAAAGCGGGTCATCAACTTGCCGAAATACAAAAACTACAACAGATCCTAGCAAAAGTAAGTACCACTTCTGACACCGTGAATATTCGTCTTGGAAGTGTTGTGTATACAACGCAGGCTAATTATTATATCAGTATATCTGCCGGAGTCCTACAATTAGAAAATGAGCAGTTTTATGCAATTGCTCCTGATACGCCTATTGGAAAATTACTTATCGGAAAACAGGCCGGAGACCTGATTACCTTTAATCAAAAAACAATCACAATTACAAAAACCCTGTGA
- a CDS encoding alpha/beta fold hydrolase, which translates to MLKSNVAVFYTTENQRYTVDVSYLVYKKATHIMKNSFFFLLIGILIISCKPYSSTTKTTTQPMTYSSFRQLQKSYPSADGLIKYIDQGSGPVILLLHGVPSSGWLYRKMITPLVKNGYRVIVPDMLGFGASDSPTGYELYSSKHHSQRLLALMDFLKIDNWAHVMHDAGGLWTWELLAQAPQRINRLILLNTIVFEEGFTPPIRMKPGFLAKTAMWSYRNGITTNMLLNGLFKAGIENNTLTKKDIEGYKTPLLEGKTKGMYYFFSKTCNDLPDYTAVFQKISIPVAVIWGKNDSMLQWEPQKEKIINHLKVAPENIKLLNEKHFIQETKAEKISVAITRFLRANQL; encoded by the coding sequence ATGCTAAAAAGTAATGTTGCTGTTTTTTACACGACAGAAAATCAAAGATATACAGTTGATGTATCGTATCTTGTATATAAAAAAGCAACTCATATTATGAAAAACAGCTTCTTTTTCCTTCTTATAGGAATTCTGATCATCAGTTGTAAACCTTATAGTAGTACTACGAAAACAACAACACAGCCAATGACCTATTCTTCTTTTAGACAACTACAAAAATCCTATCCCTCTGCAGACGGTCTTATTAAATATATTGATCAAGGTAGTGGTCCGGTTATTTTACTTCTTCACGGAGTTCCTTCTTCGGGGTGGTTATATCGAAAAATGATTACTCCATTAGTGAAGAATGGATATAGAGTAATCGTCCCGGATATGCTGGGCTTTGGGGCTAGTGATTCTCCAACAGGTTATGAACTTTATAGCAGTAAGCATCACAGTCAGCGATTACTAGCACTTATGGATTTTCTGAAAATTGATAACTGGGCACATGTCATGCATGATGCAGGAGGGTTGTGGACCTGGGAGCTTTTAGCGCAAGCTCCACAACGCATTAATAGATTAATTTTACTGAATACGATCGTTTTTGAAGAAGGGTTCACTCCTCCTATACGGATGAAACCCGGTTTCCTGGCTAAAACCGCGATGTGGTCTTATCGCAATGGTATTACCACTAATATGCTACTCAACGGTTTATTCAAAGCTGGAATTGAAAACAATACCTTAACCAAAAAAGATATTGAAGGGTACAAAACTCCCTTATTAGAAGGAAAAACAAAAGGAATGTACTATTTCTTTTCAAAAACCTGCAATGACCTGCCTGATTATACAGCTGTTTTTCAAAAAATTTCTATCCCCGTGGCTGTTATTTGGGGTAAAAATGATTCCATGCTACAATGGGAACCACAAAAGGAAAAGATCATAAATCATCTGAAGGTTGCCCCGGAAAATATTAAGTTACTCAATGAAAAGCATTTTATTCAGGAGACAAAAGCTGAAAAAATCAGTGTAGCAATCACACGTTTTCTGAGGGCAAATCAACTATAG
- the recJ gene encoding single-stranded-DNA-specific exonuclease RecJ — MRWTIAPAPDREKVTELAHALNVSSVIASLLVQRGIDSFEKAKQFFRPSLEDLHDPFLMKDMELAVHRIEKAIEEGENILVYGDYDVDGTTSVALMSSYLETVSDRIATYIPDRYSEGYGVSYQGIDYASDNDISLIIALDCGIKAIDKIAYANEKGIDFIICDHHRPGHEIPEAVAVLDPKREDCNYPYKELCGCGVGFKLIQALSVRRGASIETVTPYLDLVATAIGADIVPITGENRILAFYGLQVINTAPRAGFRAMLSQVKKETLTITDVVFTLAPRINAAGRMKHGLYAVYLLKEKEYDTALQFASEIEVYNSERKATDHSITEEALLQIDKNSEKDRFTTVVYDEHWHKGVIGIVASRLIETYYRPTLVFTKSGEKLAASARSVKGFDVYNALENCTDHIEQFGGHKYAAGLTLKEEKYEAFKAKFEEVVATTIDKQLLIPEVSIDMPLDIEEITPKMYRILRQFAPFGPGNMAPVFMTNDVIDTGYGKPVGADEKHLKCTIAKNGKQFGAIGFGLGKHHEIIKNRQRFKVAYTLDKNEWNGNVSLQLKLKDIK; from the coding sequence ATGAGATGGACAATCGCTCCGGCACCTGATAGAGAAAAAGTTACCGAACTGGCACATGCTTTGAATGTTAGTTCAGTTATAGCATCCTTACTGGTGCAACGAGGAATTGATTCCTTTGAAAAAGCAAAACAATTTTTCAGACCTTCTTTAGAAGACCTTCATGATCCTTTTTTAATGAAGGATATGGAATTAGCTGTTCACAGAATAGAAAAAGCAATTGAGGAAGGAGAAAATATATTGGTATATGGAGATTATGATGTAGATGGAACAACATCTGTAGCCTTAATGTCTTCGTACTTAGAAACCGTGTCTGATCGGATAGCGACCTATATTCCGGATCGCTATTCAGAAGGGTATGGAGTTTCTTATCAGGGAATTGATTATGCTTCGGATAATGATATAAGCCTTATTATCGCGTTGGACTGCGGTATAAAAGCAATTGATAAAATTGCCTATGCTAATGAAAAAGGAATTGATTTTATCATTTGTGATCATCATAGACCCGGGCATGAAATACCAGAGGCAGTAGCTGTTTTAGATCCCAAAAGAGAAGATTGTAATTATCCTTATAAAGAACTCTGTGGTTGCGGAGTCGGGTTTAAATTAATTCAGGCATTGTCGGTAAGAAGAGGAGCTTCTATAGAGACTGTAACTCCTTATCTGGATTTAGTTGCTACGGCTATTGGAGCTGATATTGTTCCTATTACAGGGGAGAACAGGATTTTGGCATTTTATGGACTTCAGGTAATTAACACGGCGCCAAGAGCTGGGTTTAGAGCAATGTTATCTCAGGTAAAAAAAGAAACCTTAACCATTACAGATGTAGTATTTACACTAGCTCCTAGGATTAATGCGGCAGGAAGAATGAAACATGGGCTGTATGCAGTGTATTTACTAAAGGAAAAAGAATATGATACCGCATTGCAGTTTGCATCAGAAATAGAAGTTTACAATAGTGAACGAAAAGCGACAGATCATTCCATTACAGAAGAAGCACTTCTTCAAATTGATAAGAATTCAGAAAAAGATCGATTTACCACTGTTGTCTATGATGAGCACTGGCATAAGGGAGTAATTGGAATTGTAGCTTCCAGATTAATTGAAACTTATTACAGACCTACATTGGTTTTTACCAAAAGTGGAGAGAAGCTTGCGGCATCTGCCAGATCTGTAAAAGGGTTTGATGTTTATAATGCTTTGGAAAATTGTACAGATCATATTGAGCAATTCGGAGGTCATAAATACGCAGCAGGTCTGACACTAAAGGAAGAAAAATACGAAGCTTTTAAAGCAAAATTTGAAGAAGTAGTTGCTACTACCATTGATAAGCAATTGCTAATCCCGGAAGTATCGATCGATATGCCATTGGATATAGAAGAAATAACCCCAAAAATGTATCGTATTCTAAGACAGTTTGCTCCTTTTGGTCCAGGTAATATGGCACCGGTTTTTATGACTAATGATGTGATAGATACCGGGTATGGAAAGCCAGTTGGCGCAGATGAAAAACACCTCAAATGTACTATTGCTAAAAATGGCAAACAATTTGGAGCTATTGGTTTTGGACTAGGAAAGCATCATGAAATTATTAAAAATAGACAACGATTTAAAGTGGCTTATACATTGGATAAGAATGAATGGAATGGCAATGTATCGCTACAATTAAAGCTGAAGGATATAAAATAA